CTACTTGATCTGAAACAGAGCAATGTTTGGTTGTTGGACATCTGTGATTGTTATGGTTGATCCTTAATTAGCACCATGTAGTATCATAAGGTTTCTTAAGGTTTCATGGGACTTCCTGGAGGCATTGTTGTATTTGCATTGCTGTTAAATCATTTGAGTGGCAACttaagagatttatttatttatgagttTTACATGAATATTATGCACATGATTGATGAAACATACTCCTGCCTTAAGGCAAACAAAGATTCTGCAGCTCGAGCGTCAATGTTTTATGGACTAGGAGGTACTGGTTAATTAAAAGAAGATAGTTATATTTATTTAGTTCGGTAGTTTGTTTAAAATCACATTGCATGTAGTTCTAAAAACTGTCTCTAAAAAGGACAACTGTAGAAATGTGGATGTGTATTGAGGTGTTGTTTATTGCAATACCTGAGATATTATCTGTTGGTGTCTGATCCCCATAGCTGATGATGCAGCCATGATCTTCCACGTCTGATCCATGGACTTTAAAATAAGATATTTAGATAGTTAATAACCTTGAATAGCATGAAATAAATgggaaacaaagaaaacaatagATTTTAGTGCCAAGTGTAACAACGAATAAATGTTTGCATTTTCATGAAAGGACTCGGGCAGCAGGACTCTTTCTaggaatatgtttttttttaagttttacatTACATAACATTGCCAGTATTATATAAAATGCCTTGTTATACAAAATGTGTTATGCATCAAAATGTTGTAAGTCATCTCTTAGCAATATATAACTGCAAACAGGTAGACCTCATCATTAATACCTCATCATGAGAGTTTTCCTGTTGGCGTTTCATTCCTATGGCTGGTGATTCCCCCATCCTCCACTGCTGACGCATGGACTTGacaacaaaacatttaaatagtTAATATATTTGCAATATCATAGTATTGGGGCTCATCAAAAATGTTGACATcttgttgttttcttgtttcttttttttgcccgGTTTTAAATCACATAACAATTACATAACAAAAAACTGTTATAGGatccgttgttttttttttggtattttcaTCAGAGTTATTGATCAAAGTAGAAGAATAAGAAACATCTAGCTTAACTTACAGTCATGCAATAttgatattaataaatgtacctctCTCAGATTTCCTATTTGACATGATTCTTGTGTGAACCTTGAGCTTGTCCCGCTATATCCACGTTGCATTTGTGCAGTTATTGGTACATTAACCTGAAAAACATGTCAAAATATATTAAGAGTCAGCATATGTagataaaaatattgttttccgATATTGTTGATTAGATTACAAAGCTCATGGGACTTACTGGAGGCATTGTTGTAGTTGCATTGCTGTTCAATTGTTTGAGTGGCACCttaagagatttatttatttatgagttTTACATGAATATTATGCACATGATTGATGATATATACTCCTGCCTTAAGACAAACACATCTTAGACTGTCACAAGGTGAATGGAAATTAAATCGGTCCAAGCATATTTAATGACAGAAAAATGTTTGTCTGTGCAGGatactgtgtttgtgtgtaatgAGCAAATAATGATAAGtttaaattaagacatttacCATGCAGTCAATTCCTGGATTTTCTGTATTACTGTTCATCAAACTTCCCATATTGTCATCAGGGATAGGACAACCAAGCTGTTTCTTAGTTGAGAGCAGCAAGGCAAAAAGTAACAAAGCTGAAATTTAAGCAAGACATACATAAATATTGACCATGTAATCTATTTTGCAGTGTTGACATTGTTATATTGATAGTGGGTAACATTGATGTTATCCTACCTGGAATTAGTAGGACACAGAAAAATATTACTCCCAGTGCTCCCACTCCTACCGTGGACCCAGTGGATTTACGAATTCTACAATTTGGCCTGGATGCATCTAAGCAGTCACACACAGTAACTGACAAGTTGTGGACAGCCATTTGTCCCAGAAGATCAGACACCTCAAGCTGCAGCTCGTAGTATCCAGAATGAAGTTGAGTTTTTTTCACAAGGTTGACTGAATATCCTGCAACATTCAAAACACATGAATACCAGGTGATGATGTAAGAATGTATAAGCAGGACCTTCTTGTATTGTTTTCTgatttaaaattgttgaaaataGGGACATTATTTTACTAGTAACATGACCTTTGTTTAGATCCCCCCAAAGGAGTAGTGACAACGAGCGTTCACCTTGTACAGGGTCAATGCTCCACTTATCCTCAACATCTCCAAGGAGCTTGAACGTGAAAGGACCACTGTTGGGCTCTTCATCCAAATCTGAAGCTGTGACATTGACCAGGGAGAGTCCATCTGACTGACACATGTCAAACGTTGTTACAACCAAGTATGGAGCGTTGTCATTCTCATCTCTGATCTGGATGCTGAGAGTTGCCGTGCCTGTCTCCTGTGGTTTACCTGTTCCCAGAAATACATGATGTAGGGTTTTAGTAATATGAACATAAAATGTTTGTGGATATTTAGTTACTATTTTTGGTCATACCATCGTCAACAGCATGTATTGTGATTATATAAACACCATCTTTAACAAAGGATGACTCTCGGTCAATGACGTTCAATGTATGTATTTTTCCAGTATCGGGATCCACTGTAATCCAGTCAGCCGGGTCCTCTCCTTTTATGTATCTGGAATACatgacagacatttaaaaagctCTCCAATGACACAGTAATGTAGAATGTGGTTTTCTTGGAAAATTGATATGTTTTTGTACAATTGTCATTTACTTAATTGTATTTGCACTGGTGATGTCGGGATCTTTGGCGGTGAATGTGGTCAGATATTTCCCCAACTCGGCATTCTCATTCACAGAAACTTGTTGGATACGTTTGTCAAAGACTGGACTCTCATTGACATCCACCACAACCACTGTCATTCGATAACTGGATGAACGTGGTGCTTCTCCTCCAGTCTTGACTATCCACAAACCGGTGGCTCGACGTTCCACCACTTTGCATGAAAAATAAGGGATCTCATTTTCAGCAGAGATGGTCAGGTTCTTCACAGGACCTTCCTCATAGTTCAGttgctgtaaaaaaaacacagattcaAGCGTTGCTTTAATGAAGTGTTGACATTTATGCCATAAAGGGGACTTATCTCTAGTTTAGGGGGGaacaataaaacagtttttccaGAAAATTACAATCACAATAGCTTTCAACAGTATATTTATACTAAGGCACATACAAAGATTCAAACATAAGAACTAGATTCAAAAGATCCCTTTGATGAACTTCTGGTATGAgcatgaaacacacacacacacacacacacataccttaGCCACATAGAGCAGTCCCTCGTTTGTCTCAGGATCAGTAGTGATTTGGAAATTTTTGTCTGTGTCCCCGAGGATTTGAAAAGTTGTTTTCCAggcctttgtattttttttatcttcatcT
This is a stretch of genomic DNA from Cololabis saira isolate AMF1-May2022 chromosome 12, fColSai1.1, whole genome shotgun sequence. It encodes these proteins:
- the cdh26.2 gene encoding cadherin-like protein 26 isoform X4, translating into MEIKHVSLLVMLCFVQCLAVQRSSTEMLLRKKRHWIIDSFTLDEGYSGPFPHILGRIKVEKSLSLFKIHGQGVDEEPMNILEINEKTGDISVLGAVDYEKHKVLKLTFQAYDMVQGDLDTQLGIMIDIIDSNDNPPKFSKEIYRVFIEESALQGTVVVTFTATDDDSSKDNKDFTFHIISVTPTQQDLEFYVSQNSGVGTLSFKGCLDHEKAEQYTVIVEARDKGKPSPLSSTCSIIVNIDDGNNHPPVITEHAGPGKVEEGQENVLVSRFKVTDEDKKNTKAWKTTFQILGDTDKNFQITTDPETNEGLLYVAKQLNYEEGPVKNLTISAENEIPYFSCKVVERRATGLWIVKTGGEAPRSSSYRMTVVVVDVNESPVFDKRIQQVSVNENAELGKYLTTFTAKDPDITSANTIKYIKGEDPADWITVDPDTGKIHTLNVIDRESSFVKDGVYIITIHAVDDGKPQETGTATLSIQIRDENDNAPYLVVTTFDMCQSDGLSLVNVTASDLDEEPNSGPFTFKLLGDVEDKWSIDPVQGYSVNLVKKTQLHSGYYELQLEVSDLLGQMAVHNLSVTVCDCLDASRPNCRIRKSTGSTVGVGALGVIFFCVLLIPALLLFALLLSTKKQLGCPIPDDNMGSLMNSNTENPGIDCMVNVPITAQMQRGYSGTSSRFTQESCQIGNLRESMRQQWRMGESPAIGMKRQQENSHDESMDQTWKIMAASSAMGIRHQQIISQSMTQQQKMAGSSVMEMRDQEGNSYNESMCQQWRMGESSAIGMKRQQENSHDESMDQTWKIMAASSAMGIRHQQIISQYPQVHKTLTLKLQNLRALELGDYEPQVYADEGDSAHNYELDDISIPDVSFDLDSNLDYRFSALASICMPSSVISSDNTKTHSCNCKEHTAEELNTSSQFTYQETRGWTVKT
- the cdh26.2 gene encoding cadherin-like protein 26 isoform X3, yielding MLCLAVQRSSTEMLLRKKRHWIIDSFTLDEGYSGPFPHILGRIKVEKSLSLFKIHGQGVDEEPMNILEINEKTGDISVLGAVDYEKHKVLKLTFQAYDMVQGDLDTQLGIMIDIIDSNDNPPKFSKEIYRVFIEESALQGTVVVTFTATDDDSSKDNKDFTFHIISVTPTQQDLEFYVSQNSGVGTLSFKGCLDHEKAEQYTVIVEARDKGKPSPLSSTCSIIVNIDDGNNHPPVITEHAGPGKVEEGQENVLVSRFKVTDEDKKNTKAWKTTFQILGDTDKNFQITTDPETNEGLLYVAKQLNYEEGPVKNLTISAENEIPYFSCKVVERRATGLWIVKTGGEAPRSSSYRMTVVVVDVNESPVFDKRIQQVSVNENAELGKYLTTFTAKDPDITSANTIKYIKGEDPADWITVDPDTGKIHTLNVIDRESSFVKDGVYIITIHAVDDGKPQETGTATLSIQIRDENDNAPYLVVTTFDMCQSDGLSLVNVTASDLDEEPNSGPFTFKLLGDVEDKWSIDPVQGYSVNLVKKTQLHSGYYELQLEVSDLLGQMAVHNLSVTVCDCLDASRPNCRIRKSTGSTVGVGALGVIFFCVLLIPALLLFALLLSTKKQLGCPIPDDNMGSLMNSNTENPGIDCMVPLKQLNSNATTTMPPVNVPITAQMQRGYSGTSSRFTQESCQIGNLRESMRQQWRMGESPAIGMKRQQENSHDESMDQTWKIMAASSAMGIRHQQIISQSMTQQQKMAGSSVMEMRDQEGNSYNESMCQQWRMGESSAIGMKRQQENSHDESMDQTWKIMAASSAMGIRHQQIISQYPQVHKTLTLKLQNLRALELGDYEPQVYADEGDSAHNYELDDISIPDVSFDLDSNLDYRFSALASICMPSSVISSDNTKTHSCNCKEHTAEELNTSSQFTYQETRGWTVKT
- the cdh26.2 gene encoding cadherin-like protein 26 isoform X2, which produces MQCFVQCLAVQRSSTEMLLRKKRHWIIDSFTLDEGYSGPFPHILGRIKVEKSLSLFKIHGQGVDEEPMNILEINEKTGDISVLGAVDYEKHKVLKLTFQAYDMVQGDLDTQLGIMIDIIDSNDNPPKFSKEIYRVFIEESALQGTVVVTFTATDDDSSKDNKDFTFHIISVTPTQQDLEFYVSQNSGVGTLSFKGCLDHEKAEQYTVIVEARDKGKPSPLSSTCSIIVNIDDGNNHPPVITEHAGPGKVEEGQENVLVSRFKVTDEDKKNTKAWKTTFQILGDTDKNFQITTDPETNEGLLYVAKQLNYEEGPVKNLTISAENEIPYFSCKVVERRATGLWIVKTGGEAPRSSSYRMTVVVVDVNESPVFDKRIQQVSVNENAELGKYLTTFTAKDPDITSANTIKYIKGEDPADWITVDPDTGKIHTLNVIDRESSFVKDGVYIITIHAVDDGKPQETGTATLSIQIRDENDNAPYLVVTTFDMCQSDGLSLVNVTASDLDEEPNSGPFTFKLLGDVEDKWSIDPVQGYSVNLVKKTQLHSGYYELQLEVSDLLGQMAVHNLSVTVCDCLDASRPNCRIRKSTGSTVGVGALGVIFFCVLLIPALLLFALLLSTKKQLGCPIPDDNMGSLMNSNTENPGIDCMVPLKQLNSNATTTMPPVNVPITAQMQRGYSGTSSRFTQESCQIGNLRESMRQQWRMGESPAIGMKRQQENSHDESMDQTWKIMAASSAMGIRHQQIISQSMTQQQKMAGSSVMEMRDQEGNSYNESMCQQWRMGESSAIGMKRQQENSHDESMDQTWKIMAASSAMGIRHQQIISQYPQVHKTLTLKLQNLRALELGDYEPQVYADEGDSAHNYELDDISIPDVSFDLDSNLDYRFSALASICMPSSVISSDNTKTHSCNCKEHTAEELNTSSQFTYQETRGWTVKT
- the cdh26.2 gene encoding cadherin-like protein 26 isoform X1; protein product: MEIKHVSLLVMLCFVQCLAVQRSSTEMLLRKKRHWIIDSFTLDEGYSGPFPHILGRIKVEKSLSLFKIHGQGVDEEPMNILEINEKTGDISVLGAVDYEKHKVLKLTFQAYDMVQGDLDTQLGIMIDIIDSNDNPPKFSKEIYRVFIEESALQGTVVVTFTATDDDSSKDNKDFTFHIISVTPTQQDLEFYVSQNSGVGTLSFKGCLDHEKAEQYTVIVEARDKGKPSPLSSTCSIIVNIDDGNNHPPVITEHAGPGKVEEGQENVLVSRFKVTDEDKKNTKAWKTTFQILGDTDKNFQITTDPETNEGLLYVAKQLNYEEGPVKNLTISAENEIPYFSCKVVERRATGLWIVKTGGEAPRSSSYRMTVVVVDVNESPVFDKRIQQVSVNENAELGKYLTTFTAKDPDITSANTIKYIKGEDPADWITVDPDTGKIHTLNVIDRESSFVKDGVYIITIHAVDDGKPQETGTATLSIQIRDENDNAPYLVVTTFDMCQSDGLSLVNVTASDLDEEPNSGPFTFKLLGDVEDKWSIDPVQGYSVNLVKKTQLHSGYYELQLEVSDLLGQMAVHNLSVTVCDCLDASRPNCRIRKSTGSTVGVGALGVIFFCVLLIPALLLFALLLSTKKQLGCPIPDDNMGSLMNSNTENPGIDCMVPLKQLNSNATTTMPPVNVPITAQMQRGYSGTSSRFTQESCQIGNLRESMRQQWRMGESPAIGMKRQQENSHDESMDQTWKIMAASSAMGIRHQQIISQSMTQQQKMAGSSVMEMRDQEGNSYNESMCQQWRMGESSAIGMKRQQENSHDESMDQTWKIMAASSAMGIRHQQIISQYPQVHKTLTLKLQNLRALELGDYEPQVYADEGDSAHNYELDDISIPDVSFDLDSNLDYRFSALASICMPSSVISSDNTKTHSCNCKEHTAEELNTSSQFTYQETRGWTVKT